TCGGCCTCAATATCACTCACAGCATTGTCACCAACATTCTCGGCGGCCGCATTCGCGTGCAAAGCGAAGTCGGCCGCGGCACGACCTTCATTGTGACTGCGCCGATGCTTGCTCCACAGCGGAAGAATGAAGATGATCCGCTGAGAAACAGGTTGTCGCTTGTCTAGTGTCCTGAGTTAGAAATTCGCCACATAAAAGATGACGAGAATCACACCGATACTGCGTCAAAAATGCTCGCAAGGCCTCGGCCTTGCTGTGCTTTTTTCCTTGTCTCGGCGCGATTTCATCACTTTTATTTGCAACGAATTTCTAACTCAGGACACTAGCAGGCTGTTGAAATTCGAGCGCTGGTTCGCCACACTGACTGAAAAACAAATTTGCCGTGGAATCCATCGGTCGCCCCGTCAATTGGAGGACGACATCATGGCCGGCATCGAACGCTTTTGTCTGCGAATTTCCAACTCAGGACTAATCCGCCTTGGCCGGCACAGCCGCGCTTGCCGCCATGCGCTCGGCCTCGACTACCCAGCCGCCGCCCATTGCCTTGTACAGGTTGATCAGCGATGCATACACCGCGCCCTGCGTCTGGGATTGAGAGAGCTCGGCGGCAAACAGGCTGCGCTCCGCATCGAGCACCTCGATGAAGCTCGTGTAGCCATTGTCATAGCGCAAGCGAGCGAGAGTCACGTAATTGCGCAGCGCATCGACCTGACGGCCCTGCGCTTCCAGCTGTTCGCGTGTCTTGCGGTGCGCGACGAGTGAATCCGAGACTTCCTGAAACGCGACCTGGATCGACTTCTGGTATTGCAGCAGGGCTTGTTGCTGCTGTGCCTGCGCCTGCTGCACCTGGCCCGCGATGCCGCCGGCGGTGAAGATCGGCATGGTCACTCCCGCGCCATACGACCACGCGCGCGCCGGTCCGGTGAACAGATCCGAGAATTGCGAACTAACCGATCCCAGCAGGCCGGTAAGCGAGATTGACGGAAAATACTGGGCACGTGCCGCGCCGATCAGCGCGTTGGCGGCGATGAGATTCTGTTCGGCCTGTCGCAGATCGGGGCGCCGCACCAGCAGCTCCGACGGCAAGCCGGACGGCACGGCTGGCAAGACGAGACTCGGCAGTTCGCGGCCGCGGCGAATCGGTCCCGGATTGCGGCCGAGCAGGACCGACAGCGCATCCTCCTGCTGCGCGATCAGGCTCTCGATGCGCGGAATGGCGATCAGTGAGCCTTCGTATTCCGACTGGTTCTGCGCCAGCTCCAATTGCGATACGGTGCCGCCCTCGAAGCGCAGCTGAAATACCTTGAGCGAATTCCCGCGGCTGTCCGCCGTTGCCCTGGCGATTTCCAGTTGCCGGTCGAGGTCGCGCAGATTGATGTACGACGACGCGACCGCCGCCACCAGCGTCAGTATCGTTGCACGCCTGCCCTCTTCGCTCGCCAGCACGTTTGCGCGTGCGGCTTCCGTCTGCCGGCGCAGCTTGCCGAACACATCGATTTCCCAGCTGAGAGAAAGCGCGGCATCGTACTGATTGAAGATCGGATCGATGCCGGACGACAGCGGCGGCACGCTGGATTGCGTGGCGCGCTGGCGCTGCGCATTGAACGAGGCGCCGACTTGCGGGAACAGCAGCGAACGGGTACTGGCGAATTGTCCGAGAAACTGATCGACGCGCGCCGCCGCGATCTTCACGTCCTTGTTTTCGGCGAGCGCGATGGCGATCAGCTCGTTCATGGCCGGATCCTGGAACTGCTCCCACCATATCGTGTTGGCGACGTCCTGCGCCTCCTTGTCCTCGAAGCGGAAGGCTTCCGGCATGTCGATGTCCGGCCGCCGGTAGTCGGGACCGACCGCGCAGGCGCTCAGGGTTGCGGCGATCAGGAGCAATGCGGGGTTGCGCATGTCAGTCATCCTCGCGTCGTGCGTGCGGCGTGCCGGTCGCATGCGCGCCGGATGCCCCCGGACCGGGGTGGCCTTCCTCGCCCTCGGCCGCCCCGCCCTTTTTCGCGCCGCCGAACTTCTCGGACATTCTTTCGATCAGGAAGTAGAACATCGGGATGAAGAAAATCGCGATGACCGTCGCCGCCAGCATGCCGCCGATCACGCCGGTGCCGATCGAATGACGGCTGTTGGCGGAGGCGCCGACCGCGATCGCCAGCGGCACGCAGCCGAGGATGAAGGCAACCGAGGTCATGATGATCGGACGCAGCCGCTCGCGCGCGGCGATCATCGCCGAGTCGTAGACAGAGTGCCCCGCCTCGCGGTTCAACACCGCGAACTCGAAGATCAGGATTGCGTTCTTGGCGGCGAGCGCAACCAGCATGGTCAGTCCGATCTGGAAGTACACGTCATTGTTCAAGCCGCGCAAGAGGATCGCCAGCAGCGCACCGAAAATGGCGAACGGCACAGCCAGCAGAACGCCCACAGGTAATGACCATTTTTCGTATTGCGCGGCGAGAATCAGGAACACCATGATCATGCCGAAAGCGAACACCATCGTGGACGTGTTGCCTGCACTCTGCTGTTCGTACGCCTCGCCGCTCCATGCAATGCCCATGTCGGACGGCAGCACCTCCGCGCCGATGCGCTCGAGCGCGGCAATCGCCTGCCCGGAGCTGTAACCGGATGCCGCATTGGCGGTGAGCTTCACTGCGGGGAAGTTGTTGAAACGCGTCATCAGGTCCGGTCCGGTGACATACCTGGTATTGATGACCGACTTGAGAGGAACCATGCTGCCCTCCCGGCTGCGCACGAACAACTGTTCCAGATCTTCTGGCCGGAGGCGGTACGATGATTCCGCTTGCAGAATCACTTGCCACAGACGGCTGAACTTGTTGAACTGCGACACGTACAGCGAACCAAACATGGTCTGCATCGCGCTGTAGACTTCCTCGACCGGAACGCCGAGCGTTTCGGCCTTGTCGCGATCCACATCGACCAGCAACTGCTGCGACGATGCATTGAACGTGGAGGTGACGCCGGTCAGTTCCGGAGTGCTTCTCGCTTTCGCCACGAAATCGTTCACGATGCCGGCAAGCTGCTGCGCGTTCTTGCTGCCCTTGCTTTGTATCCACAACTCCATGCCGCCGGTCGTGCCGAGGCCGGGAATCGATGGCGGATTGATCGGCAGGACAATGCCTTGCGGTATCTTGCTCAGATTC
The Noviherbaspirillum cavernae DNA segment above includes these coding regions:
- a CDS encoding efflux transporter outer membrane subunit, translating into MRNPALLLIAATLSACAVGPDYRRPDIDMPEAFRFEDKEAQDVANTIWWEQFQDPAMNELIAIALAENKDVKIAAARVDQFLGQFASTRSLLFPQVGASFNAQRQRATQSSVPPLSSGIDPIFNQYDAALSLSWEIDVFGKLRRQTEAARANVLASEEGRRATILTLVAAVASSYINLRDLDRQLEIARATADSRGNSLKVFQLRFEGGTVSQLELAQNQSEYEGSLIAIPRIESLIAQQEDALSVLLGRNPGPIRRGRELPSLVLPAVPSGLPSELLVRRPDLRQAEQNLIAANALIGAARAQYFPSISLTGLLGSVSSQFSDLFTGPARAWSYGAGVTMPIFTAGGIAGQVQQAQAQQQQALLQYQKSIQVAFQEVSDSLVAHRKTREQLEAQGRQVDALRNYVTLARLRYDNGYTSFIEVLDAERSLFAAELSQSQTQGAVYASLINLYKAMGGGWVVEAERMAASAAVPAKAD